One Xiphophorus maculatus strain JP 163 A chromosome 9, X_maculatus-5.0-male, whole genome shotgun sequence DNA segment encodes these proteins:
- the LOC111609657 gene encoding cell number regulator 10-like — MTETPLKEWKSGLFDCFEDVSTCCYGFWCCPFLTCTVSRRFGEQTCLPVCDMLTSATVLMCGVPVIIPPVTLSLRASIRNKRGLKGSLCNDILISCCCIWCSWCQMHRELKEGTPLVIVAQQPQTLQPPTVINVQANPIMMVNQNSAPPPGGFQNPAQGPVGFQNSPQNPGGFQNPPSYPGGFQNLPSYPGGFQNLPPNPGGFQKPL; from the exons ATGACAGAAACTCCCCTAAAAGAATGGAAGAGTGGTCTCTTTGACTGCTTTGAAGATGTCAGTACTT GTTGCTATGGCTTCTGGTGCTGCCCTTTCCTAACCTGCACTGTTTCAAGAAGATTTGGAGAGCAGACTTGTCTGCCTGTATGTGACATGCTGACTTCTGCTACAGTTCTAATGTGTGGGGTTCCTGTGATTATCCCCCCTGTAACGTTGTCTTTGAGGGCTTCCATTCGTAACAAACGTGGATTAAAG GGTTCCCTCTGCAACgacattttaatttcctgttgcTGTATCTGGTGCTCCTGGTGTCAGATGCATCGTGAGCTAAAGGAGGGAACGCCTCTCGTTATTGTGGCGCAGCAGCCCCAGACGCTGCAGCCCCCAACTGTGATCAACGTGCAGGCTAATCCTATCATGATGGTTAATCAAAACTCTGCTCCACCTCCTGGTGGTTTTCAAAACCCTGCTCAAGGCCCTGTTGGGTTTCAAAACTCTCCTCAAAATCCTGGTGGGTTTCAAAATCCTCCTTCATATCCTGGTGGGTTTCAAAATCTTCCTTCATATCCTGGTGGGTTTCAAAATCTTCCTCCAAATCCTGGTGGatttcaaaaacctctttaA
- the LOC102226920 gene encoding cell number regulator 5-like, giving the protein MAEPPLREWKTSLFDCCEDCGTCCYGFWCLPCLACTVSGLFNENNCLPLCDFLTPAVLVACGIPLIVPPAAISLRASIRHKYRIQGSLCEDMAISCFCVWCSWCQMHRELKAGAPVTVVQQPPQQHTTVINVQANPVMMVNQNPLPPPVGVQNPAQNPVMFQNPPQYPGGYQNPPQYSTEFQNPVKSPKAHNS; this is encoded by the exons ATGGCAGAACCTCCCCTCAGAGAGTGGAAAACCAGTCTCTTTGACTGCTGTGAAGATTGCGGTACTT GTTGCTACGGCTTCTGGTGCCTGCCTTGTCTTGCCTGCACCGTTTCAGGATTGTTTAATGAGAACAACTGTCTGCCTTTATGTGACTTTCTGACTCCTGCTGTATTGGTAGCCTGTGGGATTCCTTTGATTGTCCCCCCCGCGGCAATTTCTCTGAGGGCTTCCATTCGGCACAAATATCGAATACAG GGTTCCCTCTGTGAAGACATGGcaatttcctgtttctgtgtctgGTGCTCCTGGTGTCAGATGCATCGTGAGCTAAAGGCTGGAGCTCCTGTCACTGTGGTGCAGCAGCCCCCGCAACAACACACTACTGTGATCAATGTGCAGGCTAATCCTGTCATGATGGTTAATCAAAACCCTTTGCCACCTCCTGTTGGTGTTCAAAACCCTGCTCAAAACCCAGTTATGTTTCAAAACCCTCCTCAGTATCCTGGTGGTTATCAAAACCCTCCTCAATATTCCACAGAGTTCCAAAATCCTGTTAAAAGTCCCAAAGCTCATAATTCCTAA
- the ttc4 gene encoding tetratricopeptide repeat protein 4 — translation MASTDVQDDSDDGMDAFMDKFKSQRYKNAFTDDNWEEEFNKIPMFMKTSPEEIDPKKYPELACLQSIIHDEDRSPEEQAKSLKDEGNAFFKEKNYKYAVVAYTAALNKKCGDQELNAVLLTNRAASHFHLGNMRSALNDAAAAKKIKPDHLKALVRGAQCCVELRNFSGAIQWCDEGLKSYPTDNKLIELRASADKHKRAAERDARKAKAKEKKLHGEKEALLGAIKERGIKLLQSIRSRPEGSDSEDEDERPSAGIAQLSLDSLTPVEVTGAQVFLDEQGSLHWPVLFLYPEHQQSDFISAFCENNSFTDHLSVMFGEELPPWDTDRKYHPQNLQLYFEDEEKETLYQIDPEMSLFKTLQHKRFFVKAGTPSFMVLVKDSQFCKQFLSGKKIHGLSTRIHDMKK, via the exons ATGGCGTCAACAGATGTGCAGGATGACAGCGACGACGGCATGGACGCGTTCATGGACAAATTCAAATCGCAGAGGTATAAAAATGCTTTCACTGACGATAACTGGGAGGAG GAGttcaataaaatcccaatgtTCATGAAAACATCTCCAGAAGAGATCGACCCTAAAAAATACCCTGAGCTAGCCTGTCTCCAATCTATAATCCATGATGAGGATAGATCTCCGGAAG AGCAAGCAAAGAGTCTGAAAGATGAAGGAAATGCATTTTTCAAGGAAAAGAACTACAAATATGCAGTAGTGGCCTATACAGCCGCTTTGAACAAGAAATGTGGGGATCAGGAGCTCAACGCTGTGCTACTGACAAACCGAGCAGCTTCACACTTCCACCTGG GTAACATGCGTTCTGCACTGAATGATGCTGCAGCTGCAAAGAAGATCAAACCAGACCATCTCAAAGCATTGGTCAGAG GTGCTCAGTGCTGTGTGGAGCTGCGTAACTTTTCAGGCGCCATCCAGTGGTGTGATGAGGGACTGAAGTCCTACCCGACTGACAACAAACTGATTGAGCTGAGAGCATCTGCAGATAAGCATAAA agagcagcagagagagatgCCAGGAAAGCCaaggcaaaagaaaagaagctaCATGGTGAGAAAGAGGCCCTTCTGGGTGCTATAAAG GAAAGAGGCATCAAGCTTCTCCAGTCAATAAGGTCACGACCTGAAGGTTCAGAcagtgaggatgaggatgaaCGCCCCTCAGCAGGAATAGCACAGCTGAGCCTGGACAGCCTGACCCCTGTGGAGGTCACAGGGGCTCAGGTCTTCCTGGATGAGCAGGGATCCTTGCACTGGCCGGTTCTGTTCCTTTACCCCGAGCATCAACAGAGCGATTTCATCTCAGCCTTCTGTGAGAATAACAG CTTTACAGATCATCTTTCTGTTATGTTTGGGGAGGAACTTCCACCTTGGGATACAGACAGAAAATACCACCCACAAAACCTGCAG ctgtatTTTGAAGATGAGGAGAAGGAGACTCTCTACCAAATTGATCcagaaatgtcactttttaaaacattgcagcataaaag GTTTTTTGTGAAGGCAGGCACCCCAAGCTTCATGGTTTTAGTAAAAGACTCACAGTTCTGCAAGCAGTTTTTGTCTGGAAAGAAAATCCATGGATTGTCGACACGGATACATGATATGAAAAAGTAA